The segment GCAATCACTAATCATATGTTACTCATTGTTCTCTAGGCTGCAATACCAAATACCAGGCACAATGCAATATTCTTAAGAGGACTTAGCAAAGTCTCACAACATTGTCAACCAAGGCAGCAACATTTAGATATAGAGACATTTGGTTCCACTGGTCAGTACATGGCTGGTCATCATGAGAATGGAAATGACATTAAAGATCGGTCTCTGGAACCGCAGATTTTAACCAAACCGAAGAATTCCAAGAAAAGAGAAAACCAATATCTGGGCAAGCagctaagaaaaaataaaaattctgaagtctTGGAAGAGGAAAATACACACCTGGACACCAATGTAGTATTAGAACAACAACAACATTTGGAAATCAAGAAAAGAGATAAGCAAAATCTGGGTATTGTTCAAGAAGAAAATCATCATCTGGACACTCAACAAGGAAAAAGCCAACAGTTAGACACTAAGAAAGGAAAATACAAACAAGAACCACAGTTGAACCCTAAGAATGGAGATGAGCAAAATCCGGATACACCTCAAAGACAAGAACAACATCTGGACAGTCCACAAAGAGAAAAGCAAGACTGGATCACTCAACAAGAAGACCATCTTAGAGCTAAGAAAAGCAGTAACTATTAATAATTAGACTGATCTTAATGTAAAAAGATCTTTTAATAATTCtgatagagcaaaccattttaaaaaaagggttaaattgacttttataatcaaATATGCCTGTTCTCTTGTTGAAATGCAGAGCCTTTCTATAAGAAGTAggttcagaagtgtgcatgtgacttaaacactatttattattttttttattaaactagatGTTGACATTGTTACAAGcaatgctgccataaagtgctcaagacacgtgcacactcctgaacctacctaagaATTGTCTCAAGTGAAGAAGctatgttttaacaaaggataccaagagagaaaggggtttgttttttattttattatctgcaAGTACTTTTTACAATGACTGGGAAGTGAACACAAAcaaaagttaatt is part of the Bombina bombina isolate aBomBom1 chromosome 6, aBomBom1.pri, whole genome shotgun sequence genome and harbors:
- the LOC128662479 gene encoding uncharacterized protein LOC128662479, which gives rise to MSSAGQFEHVAHMNVFESSSMQLSIPVKLCPVKMPFEDTKCMKTGFGENTKCHVNNAEHKKHKKKNDASKILDEVKLDLRLSECFESAESEDEEFSHERTKAKTSATRRGRKQLPENQREPRLPYMQEDADKEEWRRAQRTIEEFLDLPATVSGFAFRKPQESITCKSTPAAQNDHLPQNPAAIPNTRHNAIFLRGLSKVSQHCQPRQQHLDIETFGSTGQYMAGHHENGNDIKDRSLEPQILTKPKNSKKRENQYLGKQLRKNKNSEVLEEENTHLDTNVVLEQQQHLEIKKRDKQNLGIVQEENHHLDTQQGKSQQLDTKKGKYKQEPQLNPKNGDEQNPDTPQRQEQHLDSPQREKQDWITQQEDHLRAKKSSNY